The DNA window ATGGGCGGCCACCGGAACCGCAGGCACGAGCACCGGCACGAGCACCGCGAGCGCGGCAGAAGGGGCGGGCCCGGCGGGCCGTTCGGTCCTGGTGGCCCGTTCGGCGCGGGCGGGCCGTTCGGCCCCGGTGGCCCCTTCGGGCCCGGCAGCCCGTTCGGCGGGCACCGCGGCTGGGGCGGCCGGGGCCGCAAGGCCAAGCGGGGCGACGTCCGCGCCGCCATCCTGGCCCTGCTCGCCGAGGAGCCGCGCAACGGCTACCAGATCATCCAGGAGATCGCCGAGCGCAGCGAGGGCGGCTGGAAGCCCAGCCCGGGCGCCGTCTACCCGGCGCTCCAGCAGCTCACCGACGAGGGCCTGGTGATCGCCGAGGAGAACGAGGGCCGCAAGAGCTTCCGCCTCACCGACGAGGGCCGCGCCTACATCGAGACGCACCCCGACGAGGTCCGCGCCCCGTGGGACGAGATGCGTCCCGACGTCGACGACAACGTCACCGAGCTGTGGCAGATCGGCCGCCAGTCGGCCTTCGCGATGATGCAGATTCTCCAGACCGGGAACGACGCACAGATCCGCGAAGCGCGTAAGACTTTGGTGGAGACCCGGCGCAAGCTCTACCAGATCCTGGCCGACGGCGACCCGGGCGACGAGTGACCCTGCGAGGCCCACGGAGCGAGGAGCCAGGCATGGACCCGAACGACCTTCGCGTCGGCGACGCCGAGCGCGAGCAGACGATGGCCGCCCTGCGCGAGCACTTCGCCGAGGGCCGCCTGACCCGCGAGGAGCTCGACGAGCGGCTGGACCACGCGCTGGCCGCCAAGACCGTCCGTGACCTCGCCCAGGTCACGGCCGACCTCCCCGGGTCCCAGCCGGGGCCCCGCCGGGCGCCCGAGCACCGGGTGGCCAACCCCTGGGTGCCTCCGCCGCTTCCCGGCATGGGCGACTGGCACGAGGCGATGCGCGCCCACCGCCACCAGATGCACCAGGTGCACCACGAGATGCGGCGGGCCCGCAAGGAGATGCGCCACCAGTGGAAGCACGGCCCGGCGCGCCACCACCGGCACCGCGGACCGCACCCGTTCGTCGGGCTGCTCTTCCTGTTCGTGATCATCGGTTTCGTAGTGGGCGGCTTCGGCGTCCTCAAGGTGCTGTTCGGCGTGTGGCTGGTGGCCATGGTCTTCAGCCTGGTCCGCCGGCGCGTGCACCACCGCGGCTGAGAGAGCCCGCGCGGATCGTTTTTGGGCCTTGACCCTGTCAGGGACGCCATTGATGATCTGGGCGGGTTTTCCAGCTCGCGAAGGGAGCCGCATGTCCGAGCACGCCGCGTCGAACACGGTCGACGACCCGGCCCATGATCCGGCGGGCGACCCGTTCGCCGCCGTGGCGCACGCCGACGCCCTCGTCCTCGACGCGGAGGGTTACCACGCCGCCTTCGACCGCGACCACGCCGTGACCGCCGAGCCGATGTGGAAGCTGGAGCGCGCGCAGACCTTCTACGAGCCGGACGTGGCGAGCTGGCGGGCCATGATGGACGGCGACTGGGCCGGCTCCCTCGCGCTGGTCGGCGAGATGGAGGGCCCGCTGCGCCGCTACTTCCGTGGCCGGGTGCCGGTCCGGCGGGCGCGGGTGGCGGAGTTCCCCGTCACCCCTTACCTGCAGTGGGAGATGCACGTGCTGGCCGTGCGGGCGCGCGCGGGATCGCCGTGCAGGGTGCTGCCCGCCGCGCGGGTCGCGCACCTCGACCCGCTGCCCGAGCTGGTCGTCTTCGGCCCGGCCCTCATGTACGAGGTCCTCTACGACGAGTACGGCGGCCACCGCGGCGGCCGGCGGATCACCGACCCCCGCGTCGTCGGCCCCTGCCTGGCGGCGGTGCGCGCCCTCTACGCCGCCGGCGAGGACGTGCTCGCCTTCCACGAGCGCGAGATCGCGCCGCTGCCGCCGCCCGTCGTCACCGACGCGATGCGGGCCGCGGTGCCCGCCTACGGGCACCGCACCGAGGAGTTCAGGGTCTGAACAGCGCGCCGCCCGGCTCGTTGACGCAGCGCAGCACCGGGAAGCCGGTCAGCGCGGCGGCGTCCAGCTCCTTCGCCGTCGTGACGTGGAAGACCGCGCTCTCGCCGGGCAGCAGCGTGACGAGCTGGTCGTCCACGCCCGCGTCCGGGTCCAGCCGGTCGGGGAAGATCGCCAGCTCGCGCAGCACGGTCCGCGCGGTGACGGTCACCCGGTAGCCGCCCGGCGCGGGCTCGGCGTCGGCGTCCCAGGCCGCGGGCGGGAACGCCACGGCCGGGTCCTCGGCGTAGAAGCGCACCAGGCGGACCGCGTCGAGCCTGGCCGACAGCAGCTCGCGCGCCGGGTCGTCGGCGGCGGCCACCGACGGCGGCAGCGCCACCCTGGTCACCGCGCGCGGGGCCACGTGCACGGCGACGACCTCCTTGGCCAGCGGCTCGCCGGTCAGCCGGCGCCGGACCAGCTCCAGCTCGCCCGACCACGCCTGCGGGGCGTCGTTGACCACGGCCAGCTCGCCGTCCAGCACGGTGATCATCCGGTCGGCGTAGGCGCGGCGCAGCGCGTGCCAGAGCGGCTTGCGCCGCCCGTCGCCGTCCACCGCCGCCCAGGACGTCACCGGCCAGCAGTCGTTGAGCTGCCACACGACCGTGCCCATGGTGTGCGGCATGAGCGCGCGGAAGCGCTCCACGCCGAACGCCACGGCCCGCGCCTGGTTGAGCTGCGTCAGGTAGTGCCAGTCGTCGAACGTGTCCGGCCGCGGCAGGTGCGCGCCCAGCCCGCGCAGCAGCTTCTCCTGGCCGTCCACCGCCTTCTGGTGCGAGGAGCGGGGCGTCAGCGGCTCGTCGGAGGAGGCCCGGCGCAGGGTCGCGTACGCGGGCGGCCCCTGGAAGCCGAACTCGGCCACGAAGCGCGGCCGGTAGGCGGCGTAGCGGGTGTAGTCCTCGCGGTTCCAGACGTCCCAGATGTGCACGGTGCCGCGGGCGGGGTCGTTCGGCGGCAGGCCCGGCGCGCCGGAGTAGGGGCTGCCCGGCCAGTACGGCCGCGTCGGGTCCAGCTCGGCCACGATGCCGGGCAGCAGGTCGTGGTAGAAGCCCGCGCCCCAGCTCCGCCCCTGGAGCCGGTCGCGCCAGCCCCAGTCGGCGTGGCCCTCCAGGTTCTCGTTGTTGCCGCACCACATCACCAGGCTGGGGTGCGGGGCCAGGCGGGTGACGTTCTCGCGGGCCTCGGCGGCGACCTCCGAGCGGAACGGCTCCTCCTCGGGGTAGGCGGAGCAGGCGAACGGGAAGTCCTGCCAGACCATCAGGCCGAGCTCGTCGGCGAGGTCGTAGAAGTCGTCGCTCTCGTACAGGCCGCCGCCCCAGACCCGCAGCAGGTTGACGCCGGCGTCGAGGGCCTGCCCGAACCGTTCGGCCAGCCGCTCCCTCGTCACGCGGGACGGGAAGCAGTCGTCGGGGATCCAGTTGACGCCCCTGACGTAGACGGGGCTGCCGTTGATCTTGAACCGGAACGCCTCCCGTTCCAGCTCGACCGAGCGGAAGCCGATCCTGCCGTGCCACTCGTCCTCGCCGAGCCGTACCGTCAGGTCGTAGAGCGGCTGGTCGCCGTGGCCGCGCGGCCACCACAGGTCGGGGCCGGGCACCTTGAGCGCGAGCGCGGCCGAGCGGCCGTCGATGCGGCGTTCGGCGGAGACGCCGGCGACCTCGGCCGACAGCGTGAGCGGCCCTTCCGCGGTCCGCTCGACCCGGACGTGCACCCGCACCGTCCCGTCGGCGCGGGCCAGGGGACGCACCTCGGCCAGCCGGGCGCCGCTCCAGCTCTCCAGCCCGATCGGCCGCCAGATGCCGGCGGTCACCAGCGTGGGACCCCAGTCCCAGCCGAAGTTGCAGGCCATCTTCCTGATGAACGGGTAGGGCTCGTCGTAGGCGCCGGGCCGCTCCCCGAGCGCCGCCCGCAGTTCCCCGGCGTAGGCGTAGGCGGAGCGGAAGGTGACCGTCAGCTCGTTGGCCCCGTGCCGCAGCAGGTGGCGGACGGGGAAGCGGTAGGAGCGGTGCTGGTTGGCGGTGCCGCCGACGCGGACCCCGTTGAGCGTGACCTCGGCGACTGTGTCGAGCCCCCGGCAGACGAGGTCCGTACGCTCGTGCTCGTCCGGCGACCAGGCGAACGTGGTGCGGTAGGTCCAGTCCCTGCGGCCGATCCAGGCCAGCCGGCGCTCGTTGTCGTCGAGATAGGGGTCGTCGATGAGCCCGGCGGCGAGCAGGTCGGTGTGCACGCAGCCGGGAACGGTGGCCGGGACCCCGGTGATGAGATCCGCGGCCTCCCGCGACGACAGGGTCCAGCCGTCGTGCAGCGGACGGTGGTTCAAAGGGGTTCTCCTTAGCAGGTCTTCGACCGGGCGCACGCGACGAAGTGGCCCGGGGCGGCCTCCAGCAGGCCGCCGGAGCCCCCGCGCTCGTGGTGGAGGCAGGTGTCCACGGCCTTGGCGTCGGCCCAATCCTCGTGCAGGCGCGGCACCGCCGACAGCAGCTCGCGCGTGTAGGTATGGAGCGGATCGCCGAAGACCTCGCCCGTCGGGCCCATCTCCACCACCGCGCCCTCGCGCAGCACGACCGTGCGCTCGGCCAGGTAGTTGCCGAGCGACAGGTCGTGCGTGATGTAGAGCACGCCGAGACCGCGCGTCTTCAGCTCGGCCAGCAGGTTGAGCACGTCGATGCGGGTGGAGGCGTCCAGCATGCTGGTGATCTCGTCGGCCACCAGCAGGCGGATCTCCAGCAGCAGCGCGCGGGCGATGAGCAGGCGCTGGAGCTGGCCGCCGCTGAGCTGGTGGGGGAACTTGCCGAGCACCTGGTCGGGGTTGAGCCGCACGTCGCGCAGCGCCGCCCTGACCCGCTCGGCCCACTCCCCCTCGGGCACGCCGGGGTGGTACGAGTCCTTGATCATCGCGAACACCCGGTCGGCCTTGAACACCGGGTTGAACGAGCTGAACGGGTCCTGGAAGATCCCCTGGACGTCGCGGTAGTAGTCCTTGCCCGCCCGCGCCGGCCGCCCGTCGAAGGTGATCGTGCCGCTGGTGGCCCGGGTGAGCCCGAGGATCATGCGGCCGAGCGTGCTCTTGCCGCTGCCGCTCTCCCCGATGAGGGAGACGACCTCGCCGGGCGCGACGTCGAAGCTGACGTCGCTGACGGCCGTAACGGTACGGCCGCCGAAGGCGCCGATCCTGAACACCTTGGTGACGTGGTCGAGTCTCAGCATCATGCCTTCCAGCAGGCTACGTGGTGGCCGGGCGCGACCTCGGCCACGGGCGGCTCCTCGGCGCACTCGTCCCCGGCCAGCGGGCAGCGGGCGCGGAAGCGGCAGCCGGCGGGCGGGTCGAGCAGCGACGGCGGGCTGCCGGCGATGCCCTCCAGCCGCCGCTCGGCGTAGCGGACGCCGACCTGCGGCAGCGAGTCGACGAGGAGCCTGGTGTACGGGTGCCGGGGCGCCTTGACGAGCGCGTCGGCGGGGGCCTTCTCGGCGAGGCGGCCCGCGTACATGACCATGATCGTGTCGGCGATGTGGCGGGTGAGCGCGATGTCGTGCGTGACGAAGATCATGCTCTTGACGTAGCCGCTGTCGCGGAAGCCGAGCAGGGCGCGGGCGACGGCCTTCTGGGTGGAGACGTCGAGCGCGGAGGTGACCTCGTCGGCGATGAGCAGGGACGGGTCCAGCAGCGTGGAGATGACCATGACCATGCGCTGCTTCATGCCGCCGGACAGCTCGATCGGGTAGCGGTCGAGCACCTCGCGCGGCAGCCCGACCTGGTCCATGCGGCGCTCCAGCTCGGCGGCGTCGAGCGCGGCGCCGCGCGAGCGCAGCAACTCGCCGACCATCCTGCGGATCTTGCGGGTGGGGTTGAGCGCGCTCATCGCGTACTGGGGGATGAGGGAGACCTCCTTGAAGCGGAAGGCGGTCATCGCCCGGTCGTCGGCGATCGGCAGCTCGCGCCCGTCGAGGACGACCCGGCCGCCGACGTGCCGCATGCGGCCGTCCATGCGGATGAGGGCCTTGCCGAGGGTGCTCTTGCCGCAGCCGGACTCGCCGACGAGGCCGAGGATCTCGCCGTCGCCGAGCTCGAAGGACATGCCGTCGAGCGCGCGCACGTCGCCCCTGAGCGTCCGGTAGTGGACCCTCAGCTCGCTGACCTGAAGGCTCATGTCTCCCTCAGCTTCGGGTTGAAGACCTCGTCGAGGCCGACGTTGGCCACGTACAGGGCGCCGACGATGGCGGTGATGGCGGCGCCCGGCGGGACGAACCACCACCACATGCCGAGTTGCAGCGCGCTCCACTGGTTGGCGTTCTGCAGCATCAGGCCCAGCGAGACGCCCTCGGTGGGGCCGAGCCCGATGAAGTCCAGCGACGACGCGATGAGCACCGAGCCGCCGAACAGCAGGATGAACGTCATGAACAGGTAGGAGCTCATGTTGGGGGCGATCTCCCTGGCGATGATCCGGCCGGTGCCCGACCCGCTCATCCTGGCCAGGTCCACGAACTCGCGGGTGCGCAGCGAGAACGTCTGCGCCCGGATCGCCCGCGCCGCCCACGGCCACTGCGTCAGCCCGATGAACAGGCCCTGCACGGCCACACTGCGGATGCCCAGATAGGCGTTGACGATCAGCAGGACGGCCAGGCTCGGGATGACCAGGATGATGTTCGTCAGCATGTTCAGCACCTCGTCCACCAGGCCGCCGAGGTAGCCGGCCACGAAGCCGACGACCATCCCGATGACGGCCGCGATGCCGCCGCCGATCACGCCGACGGCGAAGGTGGCGCGCAGGCCGTGCACGAACTGGGCGAAGATGTCCTGGCCGAAGGTCGTGGTGCCGAGCCAGTGCTCGCCGGTGGGCGGGCTCATCGCCTGGACGCTGTACTCGTTGGGCGCGGCGGCCACGAACAGCGGGCCGATCAGGCCCAGCAGGAGCAGCGCCAGGACGATCGTCAGGCCGGTCATGAGCTTGCCGTTGCGCACCGCGAAGTAGAGCGCCTCGCGCCGCACCGCGACCGGCTCGCGCGGCACGGCTTCCTGGATCGTCGTCATGCCTGCGCACCCGCCATTCCCGCCCTGGTCCGGGGGTCGACCACGACGTAGACGATGTCGATGATGAAGTTGGCGATCAGCACGCCGAGCACGATGAACAGGAACGCGCCCTGGAGGAGGAAGAAGTCCTTGTTCTGGATGGCCTTGAGTATGAGGCTGCCGAGGCCCGGGTAGGCGAAGACGATCTCGGTGACCAGCGCGCCGGCCACCAGGACGCCGAGCTGCAGGGCCAGGCCGGTGATCTGGGGCAGGACGGCGTTGCGGAAGGCGTACCTGCGGATGAGCTTGGAGGGCGCGCCGAGCGCCGACAGGTACGCCGAGTAGTCCGACTCCAGCTCATAGATGATCATGTTCCGCATGCCGATCGCCCAGCCGCCCAGCGCCACCAGGAACAGCGACAGGAACGGCAGCGTCCAGTGGTGCAGCAGGTCGAGGACGAACGTCCACGACAGGTTGGGCCGCATGGAGAAGCTGTAGCCGCCGGCCACCGGGAAGAGCCCGGCGATCACGCCGAGCGACCAGGCCAGCAGCACCGCGAGCCACATGTACGGCATGGCCGTCAGCACGTAGCCGACCGGCAGGACCGTGTTGTCGAGGAGCTTGCGGCGGGCCGCGTACGCGCCGAACCGGTTGCCGACGACCCAGCTCAGCAGCACCGACGGGACGACCAGCGCCAGCGTGTACGGCACCGCGCCGCCGATCACCTGGCTCACCGGGGTCGGGAACAGCCAGATGCTGGTGCCGAAGTCGCCGCGCAGCAGCGCGCCCCAGAAGTTGGCGTACTGCGTGAGCAGCGGCTGGTCCAGGCCGAAGAGGTTGTTGTAGTAGGCCCGCATCGCCTCGACGGCCTCGGGCTTGGTGACGTTGGCCCGCGCGACCATGCTGGCGACCGGGTCGCCGGGCATGAAGCGCGGGATCATCCAGTTGACCGTGACGGCGACGAAGAACGTCAGCCCGTAGATGAGCAGTTTCCTGCCGAAGTATCGACGCACGTGATCTGTCTCCGGTGAGGGCCCCGCTCCCCTGCGCCGGGGAGCGGGGGCTTCGGGGGTCCGGCTAGGAGGCGGCGGGCTGGATCTGGGTGAGGGTCTCGAACCCGCCCAGCTCCAGCCAGTTGCGCCACATCACGGCGGGAGTCTTCGGCGCGCTCCCGGCCGCGGCCGGCCAGTTCTTCCACACCGAGGTGCTGGACTGCGCCCAGAGGCCGTTGTACCAGAGCGGGATCACCGGCAGGTCGTCCAGGTGGATCTGCTGGAGCTGGGAGATGATCTTCTGCATGCCGGCGGTGTCGTCGGTCTTGACCTGGTCGAGCTGCTGGACGAGGTCCCAGGCCTTCTTGTTCTCGTAGCGGGCGAAGTTCACCGTGTTCTGCTGCTTCTGGATGGGCAGCTGGAACAGGTACTCGTAGTACGTGTACGGCGAGTTCGACAGCTGCCGCTCGTTGTTGATCAGCAGGTCGAAGTCGCCCTTGCCGCGCTTCTCCACCAGGGCGTTGAAGTCGGGGAAGTCGGGCGTGATCTGGATGCCGGCGGTCTTGGCGCTGGCGGCGATCGAGCGGGCCGACTCCATCCAGTCGGTCCAGCCGGACGGGACGATGATGGACAGGCTGATCTTGGAGCCGTCCTTGTTCTCGACGTACCCGTCGCCGTCGCCGTCCTTGTATCCG is part of the Nonomuraea coxensis DSM 45129 genome and encodes:
- a CDS encoding ABC transporter ATP-binding protein; this translates as MSLQVSELRVHYRTLRGDVRALDGMSFELGDGEILGLVGESGCGKSTLGKALIRMDGRMRHVGGRVVLDGRELPIADDRAMTAFRFKEVSLIPQYAMSALNPTRKIRRMVGELLRSRGAALDAAELERRMDQVGLPREVLDRYPIELSGGMKQRMVMVISTLLDPSLLIADEVTSALDVSTQKAVARALLGFRDSGYVKSMIFVTHDIALTRHIADTIMVMYAGRLAEKAPADALVKAPRHPYTRLLVDSLPQVGVRYAERRLEGIAGSPPSLLDPPAGCRFRARCPLAGDECAEEPPVAEVAPGHHVACWKA
- a CDS encoding PadR family transcriptional regulator, which codes for MSSAQAAPGPWPGAHEYKRAAREAFKAVADAFEEMGGHRNRRHEHRHEHRERGRRGGPGGPFGPGGPFGAGGPFGPGGPFGPGSPFGGHRGWGGRGRKAKRGDVRAAILALLAEEPRNGYQIIQEIAERSEGGWKPSPGAVYPALQQLTDEGLVIAEENEGRKSFRLTDEGRAYIETHPDEVRAPWDEMRPDVDDNVTELWQIGRQSAFAMMQILQTGNDAQIREARKTLVETRRKLYQILADGDPGDE
- a CDS encoding ABC transporter permease; translated protein: MRRYFGRKLLIYGLTFFVAVTVNWMIPRFMPGDPVASMVARANVTKPEAVEAMRAYYNNLFGLDQPLLTQYANFWGALLRGDFGTSIWLFPTPVSQVIGGAVPYTLALVVPSVLLSWVVGNRFGAYAARRKLLDNTVLPVGYVLTAMPYMWLAVLLAWSLGVIAGLFPVAGGYSFSMRPNLSWTFVLDLLHHWTLPFLSLFLVALGGWAIGMRNMIIYELESDYSAYLSALGAPSKLIRRYAFRNAVLPQITGLALQLGVLVAGALVTEIVFAYPGLGSLILKAIQNKDFFLLQGAFLFIVLGVLIANFIIDIVYVVVDPRTRAGMAGAQA
- a CDS encoding DUF1707 SHOCT-like domain-containing protein; this translates as MDPNDLRVGDAEREQTMAALREHFAEGRLTREELDERLDHALAAKTVRDLAQVTADLPGSQPGPRRAPEHRVANPWVPPPLPGMGDWHEAMRAHRHQMHQVHHEMRRARKEMRHQWKHGPARHHRHRGPHPFVGLLFLFVIIGFVVGGFGVLKVLFGVWLVAMVFSLVRRRVHHRG
- a CDS encoding DUF6879 family protein, which codes for MSEHAASNTVDDPAHDPAGDPFAAVAHADALVLDAEGYHAAFDRDHAVTAEPMWKLERAQTFYEPDVASWRAMMDGDWAGSLALVGEMEGPLRRYFRGRVPVRRARVAEFPVTPYLQWEMHVLAVRARAGSPCRVLPAARVAHLDPLPELVVFGPALMYEVLYDEYGGHRGGRRITDPRVVGPCLAAVRALYAAGEDVLAFHEREIAPLPPPVVTDAMRAAVPAYGHRTEEFRV
- a CDS encoding ABC transporter ATP-binding protein, with translation MLRLDHVTKVFRIGAFGGRTVTAVSDVSFDVAPGEVVSLIGESGSGKSTLGRMILGLTRATSGTITFDGRPARAGKDYYRDVQGIFQDPFSSFNPVFKADRVFAMIKDSYHPGVPEGEWAERVRAALRDVRLNPDQVLGKFPHQLSGGQLQRLLIARALLLEIRLLVADEITSMLDASTRIDVLNLLAELKTRGLGVLYITHDLSLGNYLAERTVVLREGAVVEMGPTGEVFGDPLHTYTRELLSAVPRLHEDWADAKAVDTCLHHERGGSGGLLEAAPGHFVACARSKTC
- a CDS encoding ABC transporter permease, with translation MTTIQEAVPREPVAVRREALYFAVRNGKLMTGLTIVLALLLLGLIGPLFVAAAPNEYSVQAMSPPTGEHWLGTTTFGQDIFAQFVHGLRATFAVGVIGGGIAAVIGMVVGFVAGYLGGLVDEVLNMLTNIILVIPSLAVLLIVNAYLGIRSVAVQGLFIGLTQWPWAARAIRAQTFSLRTREFVDLARMSGSGTGRIIAREIAPNMSSYLFMTFILLFGGSVLIASSLDFIGLGPTEGVSLGLMLQNANQWSALQLGMWWWFVPPGAAITAIVGALYVANVGLDEVFNPKLRET
- a CDS encoding glycoside hydrolase family 2 protein; translated protein: MNHRPLHDGWTLSSREAADLITGVPATVPGCVHTDLLAAGLIDDPYLDDNERRLAWIGRRDWTYRTTFAWSPDEHERTDLVCRGLDTVAEVTLNGVRVGGTANQHRSYRFPVRHLLRHGANELTVTFRSAYAYAGELRAALGERPGAYDEPYPFIRKMACNFGWDWGPTLVTAGIWRPIGLESWSGARLAEVRPLARADGTVRVHVRVERTAEGPLTLSAEVAGVSAERRIDGRSAALALKVPGPDLWWPRGHGDQPLYDLTVRLGEDEWHGRIGFRSVELEREAFRFKINGSPVYVRGVNWIPDDCFPSRVTRERLAERFGQALDAGVNLLRVWGGGLYESDDFYDLADELGLMVWQDFPFACSAYPEEEPFRSEVAAEARENVTRLAPHPSLVMWCGNNENLEGHADWGWRDRLQGRSWGAGFYHDLLPGIVAELDPTRPYWPGSPYSGAPGLPPNDPARGTVHIWDVWNREDYTRYAAYRPRFVAEFGFQGPPAYATLRRASSDEPLTPRSSHQKAVDGQEKLLRGLGAHLPRPDTFDDWHYLTQLNQARAVAFGVERFRALMPHTMGTVVWQLNDCWPVTSWAAVDGDGRRKPLWHALRRAYADRMITVLDGELAVVNDAPQAWSGELELVRRRLTGEPLAKEVVAVHVAPRAVTRVALPPSVAAADDPARELLSARLDAVRLVRFYAEDPAVAFPPAAWDADAEPAPGGYRVTVTARTVLRELAIFPDRLDPDAGVDDQLVTLLPGESAVFHVTTAKELDAAALTGFPVLRCVNEPGGALFRP